The Chryseobacterium glaciei DNA window TAAGTAATATTTAATTTGTGTTAATTTTATTCTGTTTTTGTTGAATAGTTGATTTGTTTTATTTTTCTGCCCCTATTTATTTGTTTACTCGTAATGCAGTCTTATGACCGTTACCAAGATTTGAACTTGTGAGAGGCTATCATCCTAGTAAATAAAAAAAACACTGTCTTATGTTATGACAGTGTTGTATTTATTAAGTGAAGTTTGTTGTAATTATTCTTCTTCTTGAGTTTCCTCGTCTTCATATTGCTCCAGATAATAACTGAAAGTAAAACCTTCCAATTCTTCCTCAATCTCTTCTAAAGTCGTTAGCATATCTTCGAAACTTTCAAGTTGATCTACAGTCATGTTCACAAATTCGATGTGAAGAGGCATTTCCAATTCTCCTGTAATCACATCGGAAAGGGCATCCAAATTATCCCCAAAATGGTCAGGAAGAGTAATTTTTTCTTTTAATTGTGCGTAAAAATCTTCATCATCACCAATGTCGGTGAAATCTATATATATTGTCTTCATATTGAACTAAATTTCCAGTTTTTATTTATTAAAAAAGTCTTGCATTTATTGCAAAAATCAGTTTCTTCATTGGTTGGATTTTTACCTTCTGCATCTCTCATAAAACACATTTTTTCGGGGCAATGTTTTAATCCTTGTGTATGCCCAAGCTCATGAATCGCTATTTTGAAAAACTGCTCGTCCTGATTTTCTTTGCTTAATCTGAATTTTGATGCAACACAGGCTTTTCCGGGTCTGTAGCCTAATCCCATTATCCCGAAATCTTTAACCTTTCCTTTTGTTACACTAATATCTTTTGAGGTTAAACCTATTGTAACAAAGCCTTCTTTTGTTCTTTGATCTAAAAATTTAATAATAGAATCTGCCCTGTAGCGGTTTCTTTTTTTGTAATAAGCATTTGCGGGAAGGGCTATGGCATCCAAAACTTTTACATTTGGATAAACCTTTTTGATTTCCTCTGTTACAACTTTTACATTTTCAGGTTTGAAATCTTTGAAAGGCTGAATTAATATCATCATCGGCTGATTTTCCTTTACTATTTTCTGTTGCTTTTCAGAACATGAAATAATAAAGGTTAAACATAATGCTAGTAAGTAAAAACTACTGCTTTTCAAAACTTTTATAATGGTTTTTAGTAAGATAAACATCTCCGTTTTTGGTGAAAATAATTCGGTCTGCATTTCTGTTTCCGCAGTTGTAATTTACATCAGCTTCAAAATATTTTTCATCTTTTGGCAGACTTCCTTCTCTGTTATTAAATTTATCTCCACCAATTGCTTTTCCGGGTAAAACATCACAAAGGTTTCCTTTTGACGGATCCCAGCCTTGTTTTCTGGCTTCGTTTTTTGTGATATAATAATCCGGAAGTCGATGATTTTGTTTCACATAACTAATAACCGTTTTATCTTTTGTTGATTGATCAATCGGCTGTTGATTCGAAGAATTATTACCCGAATTTTGACTGTCCGCACTACTGTAATTAACAGTCTCTGTTTTTACAGTGTTTGAATTATCTTTTTTATCAGCAATAAAATTATTGTAAATGTACATCGCAGACATCCCAAAAAGAAGTCCGAGACAGATAAAAAATAAAGACCTTGTTTTACTATTCATGATTTAATGTCAATTGTCAATTTTACTTCGTAAGTGAACGGTCAATTATTAAAATTAACAATTGACGATTCACCATTCACATTTTATCCTTCTCTCCATTCCTCAGGAATATCGCAAACCGGAATAGGATCCATTTTATGTTTGGCTGCTTTGTGCATTCTGTCGAAAATCAAAAATACTTCTTTGTCGCGACCTTCATAATCGTCGGCTGTTTTTGTTCCGTATTCTTTTTGAATTTTTTCTAATTCTGGATAACTTGCTCCGATTTGTTGCTCATCAGTTCTGTCAACATCCCAAAGTCCGTCGGTAGGAATGGCTTCCTGAATATTTTTAACCAGATTTAAAGATTTAGCTAATTTATAAACTTCAGTTTTATAAAGATCGGCGATAGGAGAGACGTCAACACCACCATCACCATATTTTGTATAAAAACCGATTCCGAAATCTTCTACTTTATTTCCTGTTCCGCACACCAAAAGTCCATTCAATTGACCGTAATAGTACAACGTAAGCATTCTCAAACGAGATCTTGTGTTAGCAAAAGCCAGTTTTTCGTTAGGATAAAGATCATCGTGAACATCGAAACTTTTATATAATTCTTCAAAAGCAGGGGTTAAATTCACAGACATGGTTTCTACATTCGGGAATCTTGA harbors:
- a CDS encoding matrixin family metalloprotease; protein product: MMILIQPFKDFKPENVKVVTEEIKKVYPNVKVLDAIALPANAYYKKRNRYRADSIIKFLDQRTKEGFVTIGLTSKDISVTKGKVKDFGIMGLGYRPGKACVASKFRLSKENQDEQFFKIAIHELGHTQGLKHCPEKMCFMRDAEGKNPTNEETDFCNKCKTFLINKNWKFSSI
- the nadE gene encoding NAD(+) synthase: MQTQKVTDHIVNWLKDYATKAKVNGYVLGVSGGVDSGVVSTLAAMTGLKTLLFEMPIRQKEDQVNRAWEHMNDLKSRFPNVETMSVNLTPAFEELYKSFDVHDDLYPNEKLAFANTRSRLRMLTLYYYGQLNGLLVCGTGNKVEDFGIGFYTKYGDGGVDVSPIADLYKTEVYKLAKSLNLVKNIQEAIPTDGLWDVDRTDEQQIGASYPELEKIQKEYGTKTADDYEGRDKEVFLIFDRMHKAAKHKMDPIPVCDIPEEWREG
- a CDS encoding barstar family protein; translation: MKTIYIDFTDIGDDEDFYAQLKEKITLPDHFGDNLDALSDVITGELEMPLHIEFVNMTVDQLESFEDMLTTLEEIEEELEGFTFSYYLEQYEDEETQEEE
- a CDS encoding ribonuclease domain-containing protein gives rise to the protein MNSKTRSLFFICLGLLFGMSAMYIYNNFIADKKDNSNTVKTETVNYSSADSQNSGNNSSNQQPIDQSTKDKTVISYVKQNHRLPDYYITKNEARKQGWDPSKGNLCDVLPGKAIGGDKFNNREGSLPKDEKYFEADVNYNCGNRNADRIIFTKNGDVYLTKNHYKSFEKQ